The following coding sequences lie in one Eubacterium ventriosum genomic window:
- a CDS encoding threonine/serine ThrE exporter family protein, giving the protein MPTNNYIDIMEKNHMEIPWHDYTGDDSNTLIKESGLIEKASVIGRVGLIMLSCGTGAWRVRTSMNKLSKELHVTCTVDVGLMSIEFNCFDGKDCVSQSLSIANTGVNTSKLYRMEQFVDNFPKEDAHLTGEEIHKRLDEIEKIHTLYSPVKLGLAAAFACCGFTFLLGGGPIEMLFAFIAAGVGNIVRTKLIKHHFTLFLNIAASISIACLVYAICFNVAESVLGIAHVHEAGYICSMLFIIPGFPFITSGIDLAKLDLRSGLERLTYSIIIILVATMFAWIMALLLKLQPQDFTTIHMSKILLLVLRIITSFCGVFGFSIMFNSSIPMATTAACIGAVANTLRLELIDFTHMPYSVAAFIGALTAGLLASFIKSNNGYPRISLTVPSIVIMVPGLYLYRAIYNFGIMSLTEAVSWFSLAIMIIMALPLGLIFARILTDKTFRYCT; this is encoded by the coding sequence ATGCCAACAAATAATTACATTGATATTATGGAAAAAAACCATATGGAAATTCCATGGCATGATTATACCGGTGATGACAGTAATACATTAATTAAAGAGTCAGGTTTGATTGAAAAAGCATCTGTTATTGGCAGAGTTGGTTTAATTATGCTTTCCTGTGGCACAGGTGCATGGCGTGTAAGAACTTCAATGAACAAACTTTCAAAGGAACTTCATGTTACATGTACAGTTGATGTTGGACTTATGTCCATTGAATTTAACTGTTTTGATGGAAAAGACTGTGTTTCACAGTCTCTTAGTATAGCTAACACAGGGGTTAATACTTCAAAGCTTTACAGAATGGAACAATTTGTTGACAACTTTCCAAAGGAAGACGCCCATTTGACCGGTGAAGAAATTCACAAACGACTTGATGAAATAGAGAAAATTCATACATTGTATTCTCCTGTTAAATTAGGTCTTGCTGCAGCTTTTGCCTGTTGTGGTTTTACATTTCTTCTTGGAGGCGGGCCAATTGAAATGCTTTTTGCGTTTATTGCAGCCGGTGTTGGAAATATTGTCCGTACAAAGCTTATAAAACATCATTTTACATTATTTTTAAACATAGCAGCATCGATTTCAATCGCATGTTTGGTTTATGCCATTTGTTTTAATGTTGCTGAGTCTGTGCTTGGTATTGCCCATGTACATGAAGCCGGATATATATGCTCCATGTTATTTATAATTCCCGGCTTTCCATTTATAACAAGCGGTATTGACCTTGCTAAGCTAGATTTACGTTCAGGTCTTGAACGATTAACATACTCAATAATAATTATATTAGTAGCAACAATGTTTGCCTGGATTATGGCACTTCTGTTAAAGCTACAACCACAGGATTTCACAACAATACACATGAGTAAAATTTTACTATTAGTATTAAGAATAATAACAAGTTTTTGTGGTGTATTTGGTTTCTCAATTATGTTTAACAGTTCTATACCAATGGCTACAACAGCCGCCTGTATTGGTGCAGTTGCAAACACACTCCGTTTAGAACTTATAGATTTTACACACATGCCTTACTCTGTGGCAGCTTTTATTGGTGCCCTAACAGCCGGGCTTCTTGCTTCTTTCATAAAAAGCAATAATGGATATCCACGAATATCCCTTACCGTTCCTTCCATTGTAATTATGGTTCCGGGACTTTATTTATACAGAGCAATTTACAATTTTGGCATTATGTCACTTACGGAAGCTGTCTCATGGTTCTCATTAGCTATTATGATTATTATGGCTCTTCCATTAGGATTAATTTTTGCCAGAATATTAACTGATAAAACTTTCCGTTACTGCACGTAA
- a CDS encoding IS30 family transposase → MPEKRKKGQHLTWENRQEIQLGLKNHLSFAAIADVIGCSPDTISKEIRKHRYFKERTKTAGNYNRVNDCKYKDTCKKRNLCNKKKGYHCRIQCKKCYKCMTLCDAYKPYVCPIEHKAPYVCNACDKSATCRYDKYLYNANCAHHEYLETLKSSREGIDMTKAELIELDELISPLIKKGQPIAHTYENHKEEIPCSMRTVYEYIDKCYLSARNIDMHRTVRYKKRTKHEETPKVSPRKKIGHRHNDFLKYIEDHPGIRIVQMDTVEGIKGGKLLQTFLWPENNLMLAFLIDSKEMSNTVRVIDYIEETIGIEEFKELFPVILTDNGSEFADPEKFEKGINGEKRTRLYYCEARHSEQKGELEKNHEYIRYVLPKKTSFDELTQEKVQLMINHINNTSRPKFNGETPINKALKSFDKNAMEKLGLEIILPDEVHLKPDLLK, encoded by the coding sequence ATGCCTGAGAAAAGAAAAAAAGGACAACACTTAACCTGGGAAAACAGACAGGAGATTCAATTAGGATTAAAAAATCATTTAAGCTTTGCAGCAATTGCCGACGTTATTGGTTGTTCACCGGACACCATATCCAAAGAAATAAGAAAGCATAGGTATTTTAAAGAGAGAACAAAAACAGCAGGAAATTACAACAGAGTAAATGACTGTAAATATAAAGACACGTGTAAAAAAAGAAACCTGTGTAACAAGAAAAAAGGATATCATTGTAGAATCCAATGTAAGAAATGCTACAAATGTATGACCCTATGTGATGCATATAAACCATATGTTTGTCCAATAGAACACAAGGCACCATATGTTTGCAATGCATGTGATAAATCTGCCACATGCAGATATGACAAATATCTGTATAATGCTAATTGTGCACATCACGAGTATCTTGAAACATTAAAAAGTTCAAGAGAAGGAATAGACATGACAAAGGCAGAACTGATAGAACTGGATGAACTAATAAGTCCGTTAATAAAAAAAGGACAGCCAATAGCACATACATATGAGAATCATAAAGAAGAAATTCCATGTAGCATGAGAACGGTATATGAATATATTGATAAATGTTATTTATCGGCAAGAAACATAGACATGCACAGAACTGTAAGATATAAGAAAAGGACAAAACATGAGGAAACACCAAAGGTCAGTCCAAGGAAGAAAATAGGTCATAGACATAATGATTTTTTGAAATATATTGAAGATCATCCAGGAATAAGAATAGTCCAGATGGACACAGTGGAAGGTATAAAAGGCGGAAAACTACTACAGACATTTCTGTGGCCGGAGAACAATCTGATGTTGGCATTTCTAATAGACAGTAAGGAAATGTCAAACACAGTAAGAGTGATTGACTACATCGAAGAAACAATAGGAATAGAAGAATTTAAGGAATTGTTTCCGGTTATTCTAACGGATAATGGTAGTGAGTTTGCAGATCCTGAAAAGTTCGAAAAAGGAATAAACGGAGAAAAAAGAACAAGATTATACTATTGTGAGGCAAGACATTCAGAACAAAAAGGTGAACTGGAAAAGAATCATGAATACATAAGATATGTATTGCCAAAGAAAACATCATTTGATGAACTTACACAGGAAAAGGTTCAGTTAATGATAAATCATATCAATAACACATCAAGACCAAAATTTAATGGTGAGACACCAATAAATAAGGCCTTGAAGTCATTTGATAAAAATGCAATGGAAAAGCTTGGGCTGGAAATCATCCTGCCGGATGAGGTCCACCTGAAGCCTGATCTATTGAAGTAA
- a CDS encoding DUF4866 domain-containing protein, whose amino-acid sequence MREGTIFPREEKTEVLFQKILDDSWACEKLQETFCNYLFCDDEINSYLSPLEFSQALFNAYHNRDLSAFLMAICENTIFDLLRNSYLIPYRFNADGIENPVIMTDDNGLLLPKYKSKVHEKDYNHFHEIYKELNNNKKIYLAKAYSYNHKYTSDNMEMKQQILEKNTGILIIRELPDTVTANKTEAEAYSAVWDLMIELEKNLPMAFVFYGQDSLVENNKRYDEIGIFLPNSIFLKHLEKHVAKAEAIIYANK is encoded by the coding sequence ATGAGAGAAGGAACAATTTTTCCAAGAGAAGAAAAAACAGAAGTGTTATTTCAGAAAATTCTTGATGATTCCTGGGCATGCGAAAAACTTCAGGAAACATTTTGCAATTATCTTTTTTGCGATGATGAAATCAATAGCTATTTATCTCCATTAGAATTCTCACAGGCATTATTCAATGCTTATCACAATAGAGATTTATCAGCCTTTTTGATGGCTATTTGTGAAAATACTATATTTGATTTACTTAGAAATTCATATCTGATTCCATATAGATTTAATGCTGACGGAATAGAAAATCCTGTAATTATGACCGACGATAATGGATTATTACTTCCAAAGTATAAATCAAAAGTTCACGAAAAAGACTACAATCATTTTCATGAAATATATAAAGAATTAAATAACAATAAAAAAATATATCTTGCAAAAGCATATAGCTATAATCATAAATACACTTCAGACAATATGGAAATGAAGCAGCAGATTCTTGAAAAAAATACAGGTATATTAATTATTAGAGAATTGCCTGACACTGTAACGGCTAACAAAACTGAAGCCGAAGCCTATTCAGCAGTTTGGGACTTAATGATTGAACTTGAAAAGAATCTCCCTATGGCATTTGTTTTTTATGGTCAGGACTCACTTGTGGAAAATAATAAAAGATATGATGAAATTGGAATATTTCTTCCAAATTCCATCTTTTTAAAACATTTAGAAAAACATGTAGCGAAAGCAGAGGCGATTATATATGCCAACAAATAA
- a CDS encoding leucine-rich repeat domain-containing protein — MKGNIKRIGLVLLTLLTLSLGTLVVNAETKDSDFVIENGVLKQYKGNDDTVYIPEGVTKITSDAFKREYSDYEKWGMYSGDMTERDNSFMLKDKFYARKIVLSSTVKEIESFAIPRNTEELVLNEGLEILDDAALYNVSATTLEIPSTLKKIGNDAFSLTVKKITGNCKEVELADRAFSYTKNLRVLELAGVKNIPRGLFSECRKITMMSLTGNYAEIKATDLRKLKNLRAVNTSKAIQGNLKEYCKKLKNNKITVSSEMKKFGKFLIENKKLIEYTGNSEVVKIPKGVKVIDDIVFRGENKIRKIVMPNTVRTIGKEAFDSCERLIEIKFSKKLTKIGDYAFSNCTRMKKYNLPKTVKSIGKCAFRWNYSLKTVNVPKKVKTIQFATFENCVNLKKVNMKSVTSIERRAFCGDKKLKKVKLNKKVKVGKKAFLFTKVKGQKTI, encoded by the coding sequence ATGAAAGGAAATATTAAAAGAATAGGATTGGTGTTACTTACTTTACTTACATTATCATTAGGTACGCTTGTAGTTAATGCAGAAACAAAAGATAGTGATTTTGTAATTGAGAATGGTGTCTTAAAGCAGTACAAAGGTAATGATGATACTGTTTACATACCGGAGGGAGTAACAAAAATTACTTCAGATGCATTTAAAAGAGAATATAGTGACTATGAAAAATGGGGTATGTACAGTGGAGATATGACTGAAAGAGATAACAGTTTTATGCTTAAAGATAAATTCTATGCAAGAAAAATAGTTCTATCATCAACTGTAAAAGAAATAGAAAGTTTTGCTATTCCTCGGAATACAGAAGAGTTGGTTTTGAACGAAGGACTGGAAATTCTTGATGATGCAGCTTTATACAATGTATCAGCCACTACATTAGAGATACCGTCTACATTAAAAAAGATAGGTAATGATGCGTTTTCACTTACTGTAAAAAAGATAACAGGAAATTGTAAAGAAGTAGAATTAGCAGACAGAGCTTTTAGTTATACAAAGAATTTGAGAGTTTTAGAACTTGCGGGAGTTAAAAATATACCAAGGGGATTATTTAGTGAATGCAGGAAAATAACAATGATGTCATTAACAGGAAACTATGCAGAAATAAAAGCAACTGACTTAAGAAAACTTAAAAATTTAAGAGCTGTAAATACATCAAAAGCAATTCAGGGAAATTTGAAAGAGTATTGTAAGAAATTAAAAAATAATAAAATAACCGTGTCATCTGAAATGAAGAAATTTGGAAAGTTTCTTATCGAAAATAAAAAACTCATTGAGTACACAGGAAATAGTGAAGTTGTTAAAATTCCAAAAGGAGTTAAAGTTATAGATGATATAGTTTTTCGTGGTGAAAATAAAATTAGAAAAATCGTAATGCCTAATACTGTAAGAACAATTGGAAAAGAAGCTTTCGATTCATGTGAAAGACTTATTGAGATTAAATTTTCTAAGAAACTTACAAAGATTGGAGACTATGCATTTAGTAATTGTACAAGGATGAAAAAGTATAATCTTCCAAAAACAGTAAAGAGTATAGGTAAATGTGCATTTAGATGGAACTACAGCTTAAAAACTGTTAATGTACCTAAAAAGGTTAAAACTATACAGTTTGCAACATTTGAAAATTGCGTAAATTTAAAGAAAGTTAATATGAAATCTGTAACTAGTATCGAAAGAAGAGCTTTTTGCGGAGATAAAAAATTGAAAAAAGTAAAGCTTAATAAAAAGGTAAAGGTCGGAAAGAAAGCTTTTCTTTTCACAAAAGTAAAGGGACAGAAAACAATTTAA
- a CDS encoding leucine-rich repeat domain-containing protein, with product MKGNIKRIGLVLLTLLTLSLGTLVVNAETKDSDFVIENGVLKQYKGNDDTVYIPEGVTKIATYAFKNNEIYNDKSTYAFEDDNYILLTDKFCARKIVLSSTVKELESYAIPTRTKELVLNEGLEILDDSALLDSSITVLKLPSTLKKIGDDAFSLYVKKITGNCKEVEVTDKTFISAGDLRVLELAGVKNIPKGLFSECRKITRMSLTGSYAEIKTTDLRKLKKLRAINTSKAIQGNLKEYCKNLKNNKITVSSEMKKFGDFFIENKKLVEYTGNSEIVKIPNGVKVIGEGAFAGETNIKKIVMPNTVRKIETGAFAACDMLKSVKFSKKLISIGDEAFCWNTMMEKYNLPKSLKNIGKKAFRKNYSLKTVNVPKKVKTIQFATFENCVNLKKVNMKSVTSIERRAFCGDKKLKKVKLNKKVKVGKKAFLFTKVKGQKTT from the coding sequence ATGAAAGGAAATATTAAAAGAATAGGATTGGTGTTGCTTACTTTACTTACATTATCATTAGGTACGCTTGTAGTTAATGCAGAAACAAAAGATAGTGATTTCGTAATTGAGAATGGTGTCTTAAAGCAGTACAAAGGTAATGATGATACTGTTTACATACCTGAAGGAGTAACAAAGATTGCTACATATGCATTTAAAAATAATGAAATTTACAATGATAAAAGTACATATGCATTTGAAGATGATAATTATATTTTGCTTACTGATAAATTTTGTGCAAGAAAGATTGTTCTATCATCAACGGTGAAGGAGTTAGAAAGTTATGCAATCCCCACAAGAACAAAGGAATTAGTTTTAAATGAAGGACTTGAGATTCTTGATGATAGTGCATTACTAGATTCATCAATCACGGTTTTAAAACTACCATCCACTTTAAAAAAGATAGGTGATGATGCGTTTTCACTTTATGTAAAAAAGATAACGGGGAATTGCAAGGAAGTAGAAGTGACAGACAAAACATTTATATCTGCTGGTGATTTGAGAGTTTTAGAACTTGCGGGAGTTAAAAATATACCAAAGGGATTATTTAGTGAATGCAGGAAAATTACAAGGATGTCATTAACAGGAAGCTATGCAGAAATAAAAACAACTGACTTAAGAAAACTTAAAAAATTAAGAGCTATAAATACATCAAAAGCAATTCAGGGGAATTTGAAAGAATATTGTAAGAACTTAAAAAATAATAAAATAACTGTGTCGTCTGAAATGAAAAAATTTGGAGATTTTTTTATTGAAAATAAAAAATTAGTTGAATATACAGGAAACAGCGAAATTGTTAAAATTCCAAATGGTGTCAAAGTCATAGGTGAAGGGGCTTTTGCAGGAGAAACAAACATTAAGAAGATTGTTATGCCTAATACTGTACGAAAAATTGAAACAGGAGCTTTTGCAGCTTGTGACATGTTGAAGAGTGTTAAGTTTTCAAAGAAGTTAATAAGTATAGGAGATGAAGCGTTTTGCTGGAATACAATGATGGAAAAATATAATCTTCCAAAATCATTAAAGAATATTGGAAAGAAAGCCTTCAGAAAAAATTATAGTTTAAAAACTGTTAATGTACCTAAAAAGGTTAAAACTATACAGTTTGCAACATTTGAAAATTGCGTAAATTTAAAGAAAGTTAATATGAAATCTGTAACTAGTATCGAAAGAAGAGCTTTTTGCGGAGATAAAAAATTGAAAAAAGTAAAGCTTAATAAAAAGGTAAAGGTCGGAAAGAAAGCTTTTCTTTTCACAAAAGTAAAGGGACAGAAAACAACTTAA
- a CDS encoding leucine-rich repeat domain-containing protein, translated as MKNIFKSLCFGLLLAFTVISVNPVKDVNAATKTKVTYKLDKGTLTVSGKGEMPKKMTFKENKKIKKVVIKNGITSIPKYAFSDCKKLKKVVIGKDVKKIGKYAFSHTKVTSVNIPNKVKKIETGTFAYCKKLKKVNIGKKVNEIKGFAFWNCNNIKKIEIPNSVKVIEKQAFYKCKKLEKVKLGNNVQTIGNSAFQTTNIKNVKIPNSVKAMGVAAFDSDKTKINVEIPGNITVDKAHWISVCNAGKITFTTDLNIELIQHLEAEDFEVSKNDPNYTSIDGNIYTKDGKTLVRVATLKKNVRIVDGCENICTSAFLYTPLGLNWEAKLRKHIDNLFIPKTVKNIDEKSYITYESEPEKITSEERAKVQKGAVTINNIQIENKNFDVNILSKLLDKVTCNKDEVLKQLTAK; from the coding sequence ATGAAAAACATTTTTAAAAGTTTGTGCTTTGGATTGCTGTTAGCATTTACTGTTATTTCAGTGAATCCGGTTAAAGATGTAAATGCTGCAACAAAAACAAAGGTTACTTACAAATTAGACAAAGGTACACTTACAGTTTCAGGAAAAGGTGAAATGCCAAAGAAAATGACTTTTAAAGAAAACAAAAAAATTAAAAAGGTTGTTATAAAAAATGGCATTACATCAATTCCAAAGTATGCTTTTTCAGATTGTAAAAAATTGAAGAAAGTTGTAATTGGAAAAGACGTAAAGAAAATTGGAAAATATGCGTTTAGTCATACGAAAGTAACTAGCGTAAATATACCGAATAAAGTGAAGAAAATTGAAACGGGAACTTTTGCTTACTGTAAGAAACTTAAAAAAGTGAACATAGGAAAAAAGGTTAATGAAATAAAAGGTTTTGCATTTTGGAATTGCAATAATATCAAGAAAATAGAAATTCCAAATAGTGTTAAAGTTATTGAAAAACAGGCATTTTATAAATGCAAAAAACTTGAAAAGGTAAAACTTGGTAATAATGTTCAAACTATAGGAAATTCTGCTTTTCAAACAACAAATATTAAGAATGTTAAAATTCCAAACAGTGTAAAAGCAATGGGAGTGGCAGCATTTGATAGCGATAAAACAAAAATCAATGTGGAAATTCCGGGAAATATTACTGTAGACAAAGCACATTGGATTTCAGTTTGCAATGCAGGAAAAATAACATTTACAACAGATTTGAATATTGAATTAATTCAACATTTGGAAGCTGAAGATTTTGAAGTCTCAAAGAATGATCCGAATTACACGTCAATAGATGGAAACATTTATACAAAAGACGGTAAAACACTTGTAAGGGTAGCTACATTAAAGAAGAACGTTAGAATTGTTGACGGATGTGAAAATATTTGTACATCAGCATTTCTTTACACACCTTTAGGTTTGAATTGGGAAGCAAAGTTAAGAAAGCATATTGATAATCTTTTTATTCCAAAGACAGTTAAAAATATAGATGAAAAAAGCTATATAACATACGAAAGTGAACCTGAAAAGATTACTTCTGAAGAAAGAGCGAAAGTACAAAAAGGAGCAGTGACAATTAATAACATTCAGATTGAAAACAAAAATTTTGATGTCAATATTTTATCTAAACTATTGGATAAAGTTACATGTAACAAAGATGAAGTTTTAAAACAGCTGACAGCTAAATAA